A single genomic interval of Stenotrophomonas bentonitica harbors:
- the ribH gene encoding 6,7-dimethyl-8-ribityllumazine synthase yields the protein MSHYEGDLRTPEAARFAILASRWNARITDVLVAGARQSLAGNGIEEAAIDVIRVPGAWELPLVAARLAAAHEHAAIIALGCVIRGDTRHYEHVADGCAEGLMRVQLDFGVPVLNGVLAVERAEDAEARAGGSHGNKGEEAALTALEMVNLLEQLP from the coding sequence ATGAGCCACTACGAAGGCGACCTTCGCACCCCCGAAGCGGCCCGTTTCGCCATCCTTGCCAGCCGCTGGAATGCCCGCATCACCGACGTGCTGGTGGCCGGCGCGCGCCAGAGCCTGGCCGGCAACGGCATCGAGGAAGCCGCCATCGACGTGATCCGCGTCCCGGGCGCCTGGGAACTGCCGCTGGTGGCCGCCCGCCTGGCCGCCGCGCATGAACATGCCGCGATCATCGCCCTGGGCTGTGTGATCCGTGGCGACACCCGCCACTACGAACACGTGGCCGATGGCTGCGCCGAAGGCCTGATGCGCGTGCAGCTGGACTTCGGCGTGCCGGTGCTCAATGGCGTGCTGGCCGTGGAACGTGCCGAGGACGCCGAAGCGCGCGCCGGTGGCAGCCACGGCAACAAGGGTGAGGAAGCCGCACTGACGGCGTTGGAAATGGTCAATCTTCTGGAGCAGTTGCCGTGA
- the glyA gene encoding serine hydroxymethyltransferase codes for MFPRDVRIETYDPELAKAIAAETQRQEDHVELIASENYTSPAVMEAQGSQLTNKYAEGYPGKRYYGGCEYVDIAEQLAIDRLKQLFDADYANVQPHSGSQANQAVYFALLQPGDTILGMSLAHGGHLTHGAKVNASGKIFNAVQYGVNEQGLIDYDEVERLALEHKPKMVVAGFSAYSQVVDWARFRAIADKVGAYLFVDMAHVAGLIAAGVYPSPLPHAHVVTSTTHKTLRGPRGGIIVAKGAGEEIEKKLQSVVFPGIQGGPLMHVIAAKAVAFKEALEPGFKAYQQQVVKNAQAMATTLIARGYKIVSGGTENHLMLVDMIGKDVSGKDAEAALGKAHITVNKNSVPNDPRSPFVTSGLRLGTPAVTTRGYTEQDCVELANLIADVLDAPADAAVIARVRDAVSAQCRKYPVYG; via the coding sequence ATGTTCCCGCGTGACGTCCGCATCGAAACCTACGATCCCGAACTGGCCAAGGCCATTGCCGCCGAAACCCAGCGTCAGGAAGACCACGTCGAGCTGATCGCCAGCGAGAACTACACCAGCCCGGCCGTGATGGAAGCCCAGGGCAGCCAGCTGACCAACAAGTACGCCGAAGGCTACCCGGGCAAGCGCTACTACGGCGGCTGCGAGTACGTGGACATCGCCGAACAGCTGGCGATCGACCGCCTCAAGCAGCTGTTCGACGCCGACTACGCCAACGTGCAGCCGCACAGCGGCTCGCAGGCCAACCAGGCGGTGTACTTCGCGCTGCTGCAGCCGGGCGACACCATCCTGGGCATGAGCCTGGCCCACGGCGGCCACCTGACCCACGGCGCCAAGGTCAATGCCTCCGGCAAGATCTTCAATGCCGTGCAGTACGGCGTGAACGAGCAGGGCCTGATCGATTACGACGAAGTCGAACGCCTGGCCCTGGAGCACAAGCCGAAGATGGTCGTGGCCGGCTTCTCCGCCTATTCGCAGGTGGTGGACTGGGCGCGCTTCCGTGCCATCGCCGACAAGGTCGGCGCCTACCTGTTCGTGGACATGGCCCACGTGGCCGGCCTGATCGCCGCCGGCGTCTATCCGAGCCCGCTGCCGCACGCCCACGTGGTCACCTCGACCACCCACAAGACCCTGCGCGGTCCGCGCGGCGGCATCATCGTGGCCAAGGGCGCCGGCGAAGAGATCGAGAAGAAGCTGCAGTCGGTGGTGTTCCCGGGCATCCAGGGCGGCCCGCTGATGCACGTCATCGCGGCCAAGGCCGTGGCCTTCAAGGAAGCGCTGGAGCCGGGCTTCAAGGCCTACCAGCAGCAGGTGGTGAAGAACGCCCAGGCGATGGCCACCACCCTGATCGCGCGCGGCTACAAGATCGTCTCCGGCGGCACCGAAAACCACCTGATGCTGGTCGACATGATCGGCAAGGACGTGTCCGGCAAGGACGCGGAAGCCGCCCTCGGCAAGGCCCACATCACCGTCAACAAGAATTCGGTGCCGAACGACCCGCGTTCGCCGTTCGTGACCTCGGGCCTGCGCCTGGGCACCCCGGCGGTGACCACCCGTGGCTACACCGAGCAGGACTGCGTCGAACTGGCCAACCTGATCGCCGACGTGCTCGACGCGCCGGCCGATGCCGCGGTGATCGCCCGCGTCCGCGACGCGGTCAGCGCCCAGTGCCGCAAGTACCCGGTCTACGGCTGA
- a CDS encoding NCS2 family permease translates to MKLFERLFQLEKHGTTVRTELLAGLTTFLTMSYIVFVNPDILSTTGMDPGAVFIATCLAAALGSLVMAFAANFPVGMAPGMGLNAFFAFTVVGAAGLPWQQALAAVFISGLVFLALSLTGVRAWLVEGIPASLRASIVAGIGLFLAIIALQKSGVIVANPDTLVALGPLNTAPPLLALAGFLLISILEARRIKGAILIGILAVTGAAWLLGNVQYHGIVSLPPSLAPTFLQLDLPGLLHHDGGAPLAVLLQVVLVFVLVEVFDATGTLYGVVGRAGLLKLPGSQKRFGRALLADSTAIVAGSLLGTSSTTAFAESASGVQAGGRTGLTALVVAALFLAALLFSPLAGMVPGYATAPALLFVAGLMLRELVDVEWNDLTESVPAALCALAMPFTYSIANGLAFGFIAYAALKAGTGRWREVHPAVWLVAALFVARYALE, encoded by the coding sequence ATGAAACTGTTTGAACGCCTGTTCCAGCTCGAAAAGCACGGCACCACCGTGCGCACCGAACTGCTGGCCGGGCTGACCACGTTCCTGACGATGTCCTACATCGTCTTCGTTAACCCCGACATCCTGTCCACCACCGGCATGGACCCGGGCGCCGTATTCATCGCCACCTGCCTGGCCGCCGCGCTGGGCTCGCTGGTGATGGCGTTCGCCGCCAACTTCCCGGTCGGCATGGCGCCCGGCATGGGGTTGAATGCGTTCTTCGCCTTCACCGTCGTCGGCGCCGCCGGCCTGCCCTGGCAACAGGCGCTCGCCGCCGTCTTCATTTCCGGCCTCGTATTCCTCGCCCTCTCACTGACCGGCGTGCGTGCCTGGCTGGTCGAAGGCATTCCCGCCTCCCTGCGCGCCTCGATCGTTGCCGGCATCGGCCTGTTCCTCGCCATCATCGCCCTGCAGAAGTCCGGCGTCATCGTCGCCAACCCCGACACCCTCGTCGCGCTCGGCCCGCTCAACACCGCCCCGCCCCTGCTCGCCCTCGCCGGCTTCCTGCTGATCTCCATCCTGGAAGCACGCCGCATCAAAGGCGCCATCCTGATCGGCATCCTCGCCGTCACCGGTGCCGCCTGGCTGCTTGGCAACGTCCAGTACCACGGCATCGTTTCCCTGCCGCCCAGCCTTGCCCCCACCTTCCTCCAGCTCGACCTGCCCGGCCTGCTCCACCACGACGGCGGCGCCCCGCTCGCCGTGCTCCTGCAGGTCGTGCTCGTGTTCGTGCTCGTTGAAGTGTTCGACGCCACCGGCACCCTGTATGGCGTTGTCGGCCGCGCCGGGCTGCTCAAACTGCCCGGTTCGCAGAAGCGGTTTGGTCGCGCGTTGCTTGCCGACAGCACTGCCATCGTCGCCGGCTCCCTGCTGGGCACCAGCAGCACTACTGCATTTGCCGAAAGCGCCTCTGGTGTGCAGGCGGGTGGGCGTACCGGGCTCACCGCCCTGGTGGTAGCCGCATTATTCCTGGCTGCGCTGCTGTTCTCCCCGCTGGCCGGCATGGTGCCCGGCTATGCCACCGCGCCCGCGCTGTTGTTCGTCGCCGGGTTGATGCTGCGTGAGCTGGTCGATGTCGAATGGAACGACCTCACCGAATCCGTACCTGCCGCGCTCTGCGCGCTGGCAATGCCGTTCACCTATTCGATCGCGAACGGGTTGGCGTTCGGGTTCATCGCGTATGCCGCGTTGAAGGCTGGCACCGGGCGCTGGCGGGAAGTGCATCCGGCCGTTTGGCTGGTGGCCGCATTGTTCGTGGCGCGGTACGCGCTCGAATGA
- the thiL gene encoding thiamine-phosphate kinase: MSLAEFSLIERIRTRTRARADVVLGIGDDAALLQPRGGEQLVVTADTLNSGVHFPAETPPYDIGWKTLAVNLSDLASMGARPSWCVLALSLPDAETEWVDAFADGFFALADLHDIVLVGGDTTRGPLSLSVTAMGQVAAGTALRRDAAQVGDDIWVSGTLGDAAVALRAWQAGTLDVRFPAEDAQVDHLRQRLARPTPRVALGAALVGIAHAAVDISDGLLADLGHICERSGVGALIDPEQLPISAAARARIGLAHARDAALRGGDDYELCFTAAPAQRAALADLASRLALPLTRVGAIVAGNGVSTGSDSSGPSGYEHFNEL, encoded by the coding sequence ATGTCCCTTGCCGAATTCTCCCTGATCGAACGCATCCGCACGCGCACCCGCGCGCGTGCCGACGTGGTGCTCGGCATCGGCGACGATGCCGCGCTGCTGCAGCCGCGTGGCGGCGAGCAGCTGGTGGTGACCGCCGACACGCTCAACAGTGGTGTGCACTTCCCGGCCGAAACCCCGCCGTACGACATCGGCTGGAAAACCCTGGCGGTGAACCTGTCCGACCTGGCCTCGATGGGCGCGCGCCCATCGTGGTGCGTACTGGCGCTGTCGCTGCCGGACGCGGAAACGGAGTGGGTGGACGCGTTTGCCGACGGTTTCTTCGCCCTGGCCGACCTGCATGACATCGTACTGGTCGGCGGCGACACCACGCGCGGCCCGCTGTCGCTGTCGGTCACCGCGATGGGGCAGGTCGCCGCAGGCACGGCACTGCGCCGCGACGCCGCCCAGGTGGGCGACGACATCTGGGTCAGCGGCACGCTCGGCGATGCGGCGGTGGCGCTGCGCGCCTGGCAGGCCGGTACGCTGGACGTGCGCTTTCCGGCCGAAGACGCCCAGGTGGATCACCTGCGCCAGCGCCTGGCCCGGCCCACGCCGCGGGTGGCACTGGGTGCCGCATTGGTGGGCATTGCGCATGCGGCGGTAGACATCTCCGACGGCCTGCTGGCCGACCTTGGCCACATCTGCGAGCGCAGTGGGGTCGGTGCGCTGATCGATCCCGAACAGCTGCCCATTTCCGCAGCCGCGCGCGCCCGCATCGGCCTGGCCCATGCGCGCGACGCCGCGCTGCGCGGCGGCGACGACTACGAACTGTGTTTCACCGCTGCGCCTGCGCAGCGTGCAGCGCTGGCTGACCTGGCCAGCCGTCTGGCGCTGCCGCTCACCCGTGTCGGCGCCATCGTCGCCGGCAACGGCGTCAGCACCGGCAGTGACTCCAGCGGCCCCAGCGGCTACGAACACTTCAACGAGCTGTAA
- the ettA gene encoding energy-dependent translational throttle protein EttA — protein sequence MSSQYIYTMNRVSKVVPPKRQIIKDISLSFFPGAKIGLLGLNGAGKSTVLKIMAGVDTDFEGEARPQAGIKVGYLAQEPELDPTKTVREAVEEGVGEVLQAQAALDAVYLAYAEEGADFDKLAKEQERLEAILAAGDAHTLENQLDVAADALRLPPWDAIVGKLSGGEKRRVALCRLLLQKPDMLLLDEPTNHLDAESVEWLEQFLARYTGTVVAVTHDRYFLDNAAEWILELDRGRGIPWKGNYTDWLMQKEERLKQEDNQEKARQKAIQKELEWSRQNAKGGRTKGKARLARLEELQSVDYQKRNETNEIFIPPGERLGNSVMEFKNVSKKFGDRLLFDDLNFLVPPGAIVGIIGPNGAGKSTLFKMITGQEKPDSGEIVVGPTVQLSYVDQSRDALEGNHNVFQEIAGGLDILNINGVEIQSRAYIGRFNFKGQDQQKLVGSLSGGERGRLHMAKTLLQGGNVLLLDEPSNDLDIETLRALEDALLEFPGNTFVISHDRWFLDRIATHILAFEGDSHVEFFQGNYREYEEDKRRRMGDDAAPKRLRFKALK from the coding sequence ATGTCCTCGCAATACATCTACACCATGAACCGCGTCAGCAAGGTGGTCCCGCCCAAGCGGCAGATCATCAAGGACATCTCGCTGTCGTTCTTCCCGGGTGCCAAGATCGGCCTGCTCGGCCTGAACGGCGCCGGCAAGTCGACGGTGCTGAAGATCATGGCCGGCGTGGATACCGACTTCGAGGGCGAAGCCCGCCCGCAGGCCGGCATCAAGGTCGGCTACCTGGCCCAGGAACCGGAGCTGGACCCGACCAAGACCGTGCGTGAAGCGGTCGAGGAAGGCGTGGGCGAAGTGCTGCAGGCCCAGGCCGCGCTGGACGCGGTGTACCTGGCCTATGCCGAGGAAGGTGCCGATTTCGACAAGCTGGCCAAGGAACAGGAGCGCCTGGAGGCGATCCTGGCTGCCGGAGATGCGCACACCCTGGAAAACCAGCTGGACGTGGCCGCCGACGCGCTGCGCCTGCCGCCGTGGGATGCGATCGTGGGCAAGCTGTCGGGCGGTGAAAAGCGCCGCGTGGCGCTGTGCCGCCTGCTGCTGCAGAAGCCGGACATGCTGCTGCTCGACGAACCGACCAACCACCTCGACGCGGAGTCGGTGGAATGGCTGGAACAGTTCCTGGCGCGCTACACCGGCACGGTGGTGGCGGTGACCCATGACCGGTACTTCCTGGACAACGCCGCCGAGTGGATCCTGGAACTGGACCGCGGCCGCGGCATTCCGTGGAAGGGCAACTACACCGACTGGCTGATGCAGAAGGAAGAGCGCCTGAAGCAGGAAGACAACCAGGAAAAGGCCCGCCAGAAGGCGATCCAGAAGGAACTGGAGTGGTCGCGCCAGAACGCCAAGGGTGGCCGCACCAAGGGCAAGGCGCGTCTGGCCCGCCTGGAAGAGCTGCAGTCGGTCGATTACCAGAAGCGCAACGAAACCAATGAAATCTTCATCCCGCCGGGGGAGCGCCTGGGCAACTCGGTGATGGAGTTCAAGAACGTGTCGAAGAAGTTCGGCGACCGCCTGCTGTTCGACGATCTGAACTTCCTGGTGCCGCCGGGTGCGATCGTGGGCATCATCGGTCCGAACGGTGCGGGTAAGTCGACGCTGTTCAAGATGATCACCGGCCAGGAAAAGCCGGATTCGGGCGAGATCGTGGTCGGTCCGACGGTGCAGCTGTCGTACGTGGACCAGAGCCGCGACGCGCTGGAAGGCAACCACAACGTGTTCCAGGAAATCGCGGGTGGCCTGGACATCCTCAACATCAACGGTGTAGAGATCCAGTCGCGCGCCTACATCGGCCGCTTCAACTTCAAGGGCCAGGACCAGCAGAAGCTGGTGGGCTCGCTGTCCGGTGGTGAGCGTGGCCGCCTGCACATGGCCAAGACCCTGCTGCAGGGTGGCAACGTGCTGCTGCTCGACGAACCGTCGAACGACCTGGACATCGAAACCCTGCGTGCGCTGGAAGATGCGCTGCTGGAGTTCCCGGGCAACACGTTCGTGATTTCGCATGACCGCTGGTTCCTGGATCGCATCGCGACCCACATCCTGGCGTTCGAAGGCGACTCGCACGTGGAGTTCTTCCAGGGCAACTACCGCGAGTACGAAGAAGACAAGCGCCGCCGCATGGGCGACGACGCCGCCCCGAAGCGCCTGCGCTTCAAGGCGCTGAAGTAA
- the nusB gene encoding transcription antitermination factor NusB: MNKSNPGKPSGKPVRRDGIDPVLRSRARRRALQAIYAWQISGGNAQSVIAQFAHEQAREIADLAYFEALVHGVLDHRKSLDEALDPFVDRGIDEVDAIERAALRVAAYELLYRQDVPYRVVINEAIESTKRFGSEHGHTYVNGVLDRAAVEWRKTESGH; the protein is encoded by the coding sequence GTGAACAAGTCAAACCCGGGCAAGCCCTCCGGCAAGCCGGTCCGCCGCGATGGCATCGACCCCGTGCTGCGCTCGCGCGCGCGCCGTCGTGCCCTGCAGGCCATCTACGCGTGGCAGATCTCCGGCGGCAATGCGCAGTCTGTGATCGCCCAGTTCGCCCACGAACAGGCCCGCGAAATCGCCGACCTGGCCTACTTCGAGGCGCTGGTGCACGGCGTGCTGGACCACCGCAAGAGCCTGGACGAAGCGCTGGATCCGTTCGTGGACCGCGGCATCGACGAGGTCGATGCGATCGAGCGCGCCGCGCTGCGCGTGGCCGCCTATGAACTGCTGTACCGGCAGGACGTGCCGTACCGCGTGGTGATCAACGAAGCGATCGAGTCGACCAAGCGCTTCGGTTCCGAACACGGCCACACCTATGTCAACGGTGTGCTGGACCGCGCAGCGGTCGAGTGGCGCAAGACCGAAAGCGGACACTGA
- the ribD gene encoding bifunctional diaminohydroxyphosphoribosylaminopyrimidine deaminase/5-amino-6-(5-phosphoribosylamino)uracil reductase RibD, whose amino-acid sequence MSTFSTLDHLHMAHALRLAERARFTARPNPMVGCVIAHDDRVVGEGWHQRTGGPHAEVFALRQAGEEAQGATAYVTLEPCAHYGRTPPCALALIEAGVSRVVAAMRDPFPKVDGGGFTLLREAGIEVAEGLMAAQARELNLGFLSRVERGRPWLRVKLAASLDGRTAMADGSSKWITGAAAREDVQQWRARAGAILTGADTVLADDPQLTVRLSGTEVIPPLRVVLDSRLRSLECARVREGGAPTLYLHDASVSAPDAADAEFASVPSVDGHLDLAAVLALLADRGINEVHTEAGATLCGALLAGGWVDELLLYQAPTLLGEHGRPLLAGLGIHSMEQQQRLRLVDQRQVGQDLRLLLRT is encoded by the coding sequence ATGAGCACTTTCTCCACCCTCGACCACCTGCACATGGCGCACGCCCTGCGCCTGGCCGAACGCGCCCGCTTCACCGCACGGCCCAACCCCATGGTGGGCTGCGTCATCGCCCACGACGACCGCGTGGTCGGCGAAGGCTGGCACCAGCGCACCGGCGGCCCGCATGCGGAAGTGTTCGCGCTGCGGCAGGCGGGCGAGGAAGCACAAGGCGCCACGGCTTACGTCACCCTGGAACCCTGCGCCCATTACGGTCGCACGCCGCCGTGCGCCCTCGCACTGATCGAAGCCGGCGTCTCGCGCGTGGTCGCCGCCATGCGCGACCCGTTCCCCAAGGTCGACGGTGGCGGTTTCACCCTGTTGCGCGAGGCCGGCATCGAGGTCGCTGAAGGCCTGATGGCCGCGCAGGCGCGTGAGCTCAACCTCGGCTTCCTGTCGCGGGTCGAGCGCGGCCGCCCGTGGCTGCGGGTCAAGCTCGCCGCCAGCCTGGACGGCCGTACCGCGATGGCCGACGGCAGCTCCAAATGGATCACCGGCGCCGCCGCCCGCGAAGACGTGCAGCAGTGGCGCGCACGCGCCGGCGCGATCCTGACCGGCGCCGACACCGTGCTTGCCGACGACCCGCAGCTTACCGTGCGCCTGTCCGGCACCGAGGTGATCCCGCCGCTTCGGGTGGTGCTGGACTCACGCCTGCGTTCGCTGGAATGCGCCCGCGTCCGCGAGGGTGGGGCGCCCACGCTGTACCTGCACGATGCATCGGTGAGCGCGCCGGACGCTGCCGATGCCGAATTCGCCAGCGTGCCCAGCGTTGACGGCCACCTGGACCTGGCCGCGGTGCTGGCCCTGCTGGCCGACCGCGGCATCAATGAAGTACATACCGAGGCCGGCGCCACCCTCTGCGGCGCACTACTGGCCGGCGGCTGGGTGGACGAACTCCTGCTCTACCAGGCGCCGACCCTGCTCGGCGAACACGGCAGGCCGCTGCTGGCAGGCCTCGGCATCCACAGCATGGAGCAGCAGCAAAGGCTGCGGCTGGTAGACCAACGCCAGGTGGGTCAGGACCTGCGGCTGCTGCTGCGCACCTGA
- the ribB gene encoding 3,4-dihydroxy-2-butanone-4-phosphate synthase: MNFAPIPEILEDIRLGRMVVIVDDEDRENEGDLIMAAELVKPSDINFMVTHGRGLVCLPLTRERAADLGLAPMVQANTAQFQTNFTVSIEAAEGVTTGISAYDRAHTIRTAVKPDAKPADLHQPGHIFPLIAQPGGVLTRAGHTEAGVDLAMLAGLEPAGVLVEILNPDGSMARRPELEVFAREHGLKIGSIADLIAYRLATEKTVERVDERDIDTEFGPFKLVTYRDRIAHDLHFALVRGTPDTEPTLVRVQVENPLADLLHWRRDDFGVAATDALRAIAAAERGVMVVLSAPRDTNSLLARLRQQPQPVTPGKDKDVSQWRRNGAGAQILSDLGLGKLRVLGTPRRQIGLAGYGLEIIDTVTP; encoded by the coding sequence ATGAACTTCGCCCCCATCCCCGAGATCCTCGAGGACATCCGCCTCGGCCGCATGGTGGTCATCGTCGACGACGAAGACCGCGAGAACGAAGGCGACCTGATCATGGCCGCCGAGCTGGTCAAGCCGTCGGACATCAATTTCATGGTCACCCACGGCCGTGGCCTGGTGTGCCTGCCGCTGACCCGCGAGCGGGCCGCCGACCTCGGCCTGGCGCCGATGGTGCAGGCCAATACCGCGCAGTTCCAGACCAACTTCACGGTGAGCATCGAGGCCGCCGAAGGGGTCACCACCGGCATTTCCGCCTACGACCGCGCGCATACCATCCGCACTGCGGTGAAGCCCGACGCCAAGCCGGCCGACCTGCACCAGCCGGGCCACATCTTCCCGCTGATCGCCCAGCCGGGCGGTGTGCTGACCCGCGCCGGGCACACCGAAGCCGGCGTCGACCTGGCCATGCTGGCCGGGCTGGAACCGGCCGGCGTGCTGGTGGAGATCCTCAACCCGGACGGCAGCATGGCGCGCCGCCCGGAGCTGGAAGTGTTCGCCCGCGAGCATGGCCTGAAGATCGGCTCGATCGCCGACCTGATCGCCTACCGGCTGGCCACCGAAAAGACCGTCGAGCGCGTCGACGAGCGCGACATCGACACCGAGTTCGGCCCGTTCAAGCTGGTCACCTACCGCGACCGGATCGCCCACGACCTGCATTTCGCGCTGGTCCGTGGCACCCCGGACACCGAGCCGACCCTGGTCCGGGTCCAGGTGGAGAACCCGCTGGCCGACCTGCTGCACTGGCGCCGCGACGATTTCGGCGTGGCCGCCACCGACGCCCTGCGCGCCATTGCCGCCGCCGAACGCGGCGTGATGGTGGTGCTCTCGGCCCCGCGCGACACCAACAGCCTGCTGGCCCGCCTGCGCCAGCAGCCGCAGCCGGTCACCCCGGGCAAGGACAAGGACGTGAGCCAGTGGCGCCGCAACGGTGCCGGCGCCCAGATCCTGTCCGACCTCGGCCTGGGCAAGCTGCGCGTGCTCGGCACCCCGCGCCGCCAGATCGGCCTGGCCGGCTACGGCCTGGAAATCATAGACACCGTCACCCCGTAG
- the nrdR gene encoding transcriptional regulator NrdR: MYCPFCQHADTRVIDSRVSEDGATIRRRRECEACNERFSTLETIELKLPAIVKSDGSREQFDARKLRVGFDRALQKRPVPEDKIELAVRAVMQQLRMCGEREIPSIKVGEFVMNELRKLDHVAYVRFASVYRSFEDVADFREEIEKLERELPASTEQLQLLGDVIALTKKKKG; this comes from the coding sequence ATGTACTGTCCGTTCTGCCAGCATGCCGATACCCGGGTGATCGACTCGCGCGTCTCCGAAGACGGCGCGACGATCCGCCGTCGGCGCGAGTGCGAGGCCTGCAACGAGCGCTTCAGCACCCTGGAAACCATCGAATTGAAGCTGCCGGCGATCGTCAAGAGCGACGGCAGCCGTGAGCAGTTCGACGCGCGCAAGCTGCGGGTCGGCTTCGACCGCGCGCTGCAGAAGCGCCCGGTGCCCGAAGACAAGATCGAACTGGCGGTGCGCGCGGTGATGCAGCAGCTGCGCATGTGCGGCGAGCGCGAAATCCCCTCGATCAAGGTCGGCGAGTTCGTGATGAACGAACTGCGCAAGCTCGACCATGTCGCGTATGTCCGGTTTGCCTCGGTCTACCGCAGCTTCGAAGACGTCGCCGATTTCCGCGAGGAAATCGAGAAGCTCGAACGCGAGCTGCCGGCCAGCACCGAACAGCTGCAGCTGCTGGGCGATGTGATCGCCCTGACCAAGAAAAAGAAGGGGTAG
- a CDS encoding riboflavin synthase gives MFTGIIEGVGHLAARDPLGGDVRFTFHVGSLPFEHVQMGESIAINGVCLTVVAFDATSFAADASTETLGLTTLGQLAPGAVINLERAMRPTDRLGGHLVSGHVDGLGQVLSIHEDARAQRWRFAAPAGLLRYIAKKGSICVDGVSLTVNEVDDVGFEVALIPHTVANTAFAATGVGSAVNLEIDLVARYVERLIAPQAQEARA, from the coding sequence GTGTTTACTGGAATCATCGAAGGCGTCGGCCACCTGGCCGCTCGCGATCCCCTTGGCGGCGATGTCCGCTTCACCTTCCACGTTGGCAGCCTGCCGTTCGAACACGTGCAGATGGGCGAGAGCATCGCCATCAACGGCGTGTGCCTGACCGTGGTCGCCTTCGACGCGACCTCGTTCGCGGCCGATGCCTCGACCGAGACGCTCGGCCTGACCACGCTGGGCCAGCTGGCACCGGGCGCGGTAATCAACCTGGAACGCGCGATGCGCCCGACCGACCGCCTCGGCGGCCACCTGGTCAGCGGCCATGTCGACGGCCTGGGCCAGGTGCTGTCCATCCATGAGGACGCGCGCGCCCAGCGCTGGCGCTTTGCCGCCCCGGCCGGGCTGCTGCGCTACATCGCCAAGAAGGGGTCGATCTGCGTGGACGGGGTCAGCCTGACCGTCAATGAAGTGGACGATGTCGGCTTCGAGGTCGCGCTGATTCCGCATACCGTGGCCAACACCGCCTTCGCCGCCACCGGCGTGGGCAGCGCGGTGAACCTGGAAATCGACCTGGTCGCCCGTTACGTCGAACGTCTGATCGCCCCCCAGGCACAGGAAGCCCGCGCATGA